Within the Halichoerus grypus chromosome 2, mHalGry1.hap1.1, whole genome shotgun sequence genome, the region TCTTTCATATGTCACCTTTTTCTCCCAGCCTTTTTTAGAGAATCTGTCTACTCTTCTGACTTCAATTACGATTTTTGCTGGTAATCCACAAATCTATAGTTCTACCTGAGATCATTCTTCCAAATTTCAGACATACCTGTTAACTGTCTATTGGATAGCTTCCACTTAGATATTTCAGTCACCTCAAAGTCAACATGTATAAaatctgtgtttattttcttttctccctccagaGTGTTCCATATCTTAGGAAATGATATCATTATCCATTGAGTTGACCAAGTCAGAAAAGTTTTATCCTTAGACTCACTTTGCCTCTCTGACATCAATCAGGTGATAAATGATCAGGGCTTAGGTTAAAGTATTGATAGAAATCAAGAATGGGACTGATCACTTAAAGATGGTGGGAGAGCTTATCATTATAATTGGTAATCTGAGGAACACTCCCATGCTCTCCCTCTTGACAGTGGCAGATGGATAGGATATACAGACAGGTTGAGGACCGTATAATCTATAGGGAAAACTTATAAATAATGACCGATCTTGGGGGTAGTTGAACAATGCATGAACACTGAGAAGTTCGGAAAAAATGTCATCAGAAGGCAAATGAGGGAGATAAATTATGTTACCAATTCGAAGGTGCATGTtttttttcacacattttaacatctttgaaATTGGAGTGGTGGTATTCTCAATATttggtgttttgggttttttttccccccttaatgaTATGTAAAATAATGGCACATCTTAGAATTGATGGCATCTGAGTTTTGATAAAATACGGTAGGTTTAGTTGGGTAAGTTGACATTTGCCTACACTTTAATTGCcagactggaagaaagaacataaatatttgtaatcGTTCCTTCTTCCCAAATTGTTTACAAACAACAGAAAGCGTGATATTTGTGCATGATGTACAAAGAGAAATATCAAAGGATCCCAGAATCTACTTAAATACCTAACATTAGTGTTAATAATACATGGGTGATAGTAAAAAGTAATTAGTGATTTCCCAAGACTGGCAGATCAAAAAGTGATGTAGAACTGTcatccacaaaataaaatctctctggGTGTGATAACTTATACTGCTAATAATTAAGCTcaaccttttttttctcccttccaaaAGTAACTGGGATGAATGACTATTACCTCTGTTTTGATGGAGAATTCAGTtgaatgttgcttttttttttttttttttaacaggtagCAGATATCAAGAGGGTTAACAATCTCATCAGCGACCAAGACTTTTTTGCCCTTAggtctatcaaaattccagttaAAAAGTTTAGTTCATTGACTGAAACACTTTATCCTCCAAAAGGAAGACAGGCTTCACGTCCTTCATCTGTTCAGTATGTTCCAGAACAACAGGAAATTTTGCCAGCTAAtgattctctttcttccactgAGTCAgctgataactttttaaaagaagtagaTCGAGACATAGAACAAATAGTAAAATGTACAGACACCAAAAGAGAGAACCTTAATGAGGTGGTATCTGCTTTAACAGCACAACAAATACGTTTTGAACCTGATAACAAAAACATTCAACGTAAGGATCCTTATTATGGAGCAGACTGGGGAATAGGGTGGTGGACAGCTGTAGTGATAATGTTGATAGTAGGTATAATAACGCCAGTATTTTATTTGCTGTAT harbors:
- the LYSMD3 gene encoding lysM and putative peptidoglycan-binding domain-containing protein 3, whose translation is MAGRHQNRSFPLPGVHSSGQVHAFGNCTDSDVLEEDAEVYELRSRGKEKIRRSTSRDRLDDIIVLTKDIQEGDTLNAIALQYCCTVADIKRVNNLISDQDFFALRSIKIPVKKFSSLTETLYPPKGRQASRPSSVQYVPEQQEILPANDSLSSTESADNFLKEVDRDIEQIVKCTDTKRENLNEVVSALTAQQIRFEPDNKNIQRKDPYYGADWGIGWWTAVVIMLIVGIITPVFYLLYYEILAKVDVSHHSTMDSSHLHSGVTSPSQQREVENGIGPTKGIPFGQHDHKLYRQDSQSPAGQHKT